One Natrinema longum genomic window carries:
- a CDS encoding ferredoxin, whose translation MSDDDGIQRASDVGSSDAPPVSEKPYKIIFEANKCFGAGKCAEVSANWEMSIASGMAQPTEYFFGEEDLEHNVRAAEVCPAKKDDGCIHVVDRRTDEEIAPDPHGDGTLSVDW comes from the coding sequence ATGAGCGACGACGACGGCATCCAGCGCGCCAGCGACGTCGGATCGAGCGACGCGCCGCCGGTGTCGGAGAAACCGTACAAGATCATCTTCGAGGCGAACAAGTGCTTCGGTGCGGGCAAGTGCGCCGAGGTCAGCGCCAACTGGGAGATGTCCATCGCCTCCGGCATGGCCCAGCCCACCGAGTACTTCTTCGGCGAGGAGGACCTCGAGCACAACGTCCGCGCCGCGGAGGTCTGCCCGGCGAAGAAAGACGACGGCTGTATCCACGTCGTCGACCGCCGGACCGACGAGGAGATCGCGCCGGATCCCCACGGCGACGGGACGTTGAGCGTCGACTGGTAA
- a CDS encoding aldehyde dehydrogenase family protein yields MTDLPLEPEGGWESLYLAGEWTDTGDRDAIVDENPYTREEIATIPAGTEADVDRAYEAAAEAQDAWSQQPPQARAGVLNAAIEFVDAHREEIAELLAVESGSTQVKSEAELGTARGMMQQAASYPFRMDGQHMDSITPGKENIAERVPVGVVGVISPWNFPLHLSMRAVAPAIAAGNAVVLKPASNTPITGGLLLARIFEEAGVPEGVLSVVPGRGSEIGDAVAGHEVPRVLAFTGSTEIGQRVAEKAAGNCALPALELGGNNVHVVTDEADLDRAVDGGVFGSFLHQGQICISTNRHLVHESIYDDYVDALADRAASLPTGDPTDGDTVIGPIIDESQRDQIVDYVERSVDEGATLETGGDADGLVVEPTVLSDADNGMAAACNEHFGPVAPVIPYSSDEEAIELANDTIHGLSGSVHSEDVEQARRIADGIETGMIHINDQPINDEPHVPFGGMKQSGMGRYNGEQILDELTTTKWISVQHEPREYPF; encoded by the coding sequence ATGACTGATCTCCCCCTCGAACCCGAAGGCGGCTGGGAGTCGTTGTATCTCGCGGGCGAGTGGACCGACACCGGCGACCGGGACGCGATCGTCGACGAGAATCCTTACACGCGCGAAGAGATCGCGACCATCCCGGCGGGCACCGAGGCCGACGTCGATCGGGCCTACGAGGCCGCCGCCGAGGCACAGGACGCGTGGAGCCAGCAGCCGCCGCAGGCTCGAGCCGGCGTACTCAACGCCGCCATCGAGTTCGTCGACGCACACCGCGAGGAGATCGCCGAACTGCTGGCCGTCGAATCCGGCAGCACGCAGGTCAAGTCCGAGGCCGAGTTGGGAACTGCGCGGGGGATGATGCAGCAGGCGGCGAGCTACCCCTTCCGGATGGACGGCCAGCACATGGACTCGATCACCCCGGGGAAGGAGAACATCGCCGAGCGAGTGCCGGTCGGCGTCGTCGGGGTCATCTCCCCGTGGAACTTCCCGCTGCACCTCTCGATGCGGGCGGTCGCGCCCGCGATCGCGGCCGGGAACGCGGTCGTCCTCAAACCGGCCTCGAACACGCCGATCACGGGCGGGCTCCTGCTCGCGCGGATCTTCGAGGAAGCCGGCGTTCCCGAGGGCGTCCTCAGCGTCGTTCCCGGGCGCGGTTCCGAGATCGGCGACGCGGTCGCCGGCCACGAGGTCCCCCGGGTCCTCGCCTTTACCGGCTCGACCGAGATCGGCCAGCGCGTGGCCGAGAAAGCGGCGGGCAACTGCGCGCTCCCCGCGCTCGAGCTCGGCGGGAACAACGTCCACGTGGTCACCGACGAGGCCGATCTGGATCGCGCCGTCGATGGCGGCGTCTTCGGTTCGTTCCTCCATCAGGGGCAGATCTGCATTTCGACGAACCGCCACCTCGTCCACGAGTCCATCTACGACGACTACGTCGATGCACTCGCCGACCGGGCCGCCTCGCTGCCGACCGGCGACCCGACGGACGGCGATACGGTCATCGGCCCCATCATCGACGAGAGCCAGCGCGATCAGATCGTCGACTACGTCGAACGGTCCGTCGACGAGGGTGCGACCCTCGAGACCGGCGGTGACGCGGACGGGCTGGTCGTCGAACCCACCGTGCTCTCCGACGCCGATAACGGCATGGCGGCGGCGTGCAACGAACACTTCGGCCCCGTCGCGCCGGTCATTCCGTACTCGAGCGACGAGGAAGCGATCGAACTGGCAAACGATACGATCCACGGGCTGTCGGGGTCGGTTCACAGCGAGGACGTGGAGCAGGCCCGCCGGATCGCGGACGGGATCGAGACGGGCATGATCCACATCAACGACCAGCCGATCAACGACGAGCCCCACGTTCCCTTCGGCGGGATGAAGCAGTCTGGCATGGGCCGGTACAACGGCGAGCAGATCTTGGACGAGCTAACGACGACGAAGTGGATCTCGGTTCAACACGAGCCTCGAGAGTACCCGTTCTGA
- a CDS encoding IclR family transcriptional regulator produces MTDERPRPVKTTKTSLALVRAVRNSDGATLSELATRLELAKSTVHNHLHTLVDEGFLVRDGDTYHVGLEFLPFGEHARERNPLYATARRRVYSLAEETGHEADFIVEENGRAYSLEYAIGESSRRGFSELGPFRAGNRFYMHNCASGKAMLASMPEPRIRAILDRWGLPSTTDQTLTDETALFDELAAVRDRGYAINDEELIDGYRSVGASVTNPDGEVVGAFSIGGPTYRMAVDESTTEEIGRLLLDEIESLESELFR; encoded by the coding sequence ATGACGGACGAACGCCCCCGGCCGGTCAAGACGACGAAAACGTCGCTCGCGCTCGTTCGGGCGGTCCGAAACAGCGACGGGGCCACGCTGAGCGAGCTGGCCACCCGCCTCGAGTTGGCGAAAAGCACCGTCCACAATCACCTCCACACGCTGGTCGACGAGGGGTTTCTCGTCCGCGACGGGGACACCTACCACGTCGGCCTCGAGTTCCTCCCGTTCGGCGAGCACGCGCGGGAGCGAAATCCGCTGTACGCGACGGCCCGAAGACGGGTCTACTCCCTCGCCGAAGAGACCGGACACGAAGCCGACTTCATCGTCGAAGAGAACGGCCGCGCGTACTCACTCGAGTACGCGATCGGCGAGTCGAGCCGACGCGGGTTCTCGGAGCTGGGACCGTTTCGGGCGGGGAACCGGTTTTATATGCACAACTGCGCCTCGGGCAAGGCCATGCTGGCATCGATGCCCGAGCCCCGCATCCGAGCGATCCTCGATCGGTGGGGGCTTCCGTCGACGACCGACCAAACCCTCACCGACGAAACGGCGCTGTTCGACGAACTCGCGGCGGTCCGAGACCGCGGCTACGCGATCAACGACGAGGAACTGATCGACGGGTACCGGTCCGTCGGCGCTTCCGTGACGAACCCCGACGGCGAGGTCGTCGGCGCGTTCTCGATCGGCGGTCCGACCTACCGCATGGCCGTCGACGAATCGACCACGGAAGAGATCGGACGGCTGTTACTCGACGAAATCGAGTCGCTCGAGTCGGAACTGTTCCGATAG
- a CDS encoding MFS transporter: protein MPRSRLFASLCGLVFLVNLARIVFAPLLDVFITEFPIGEATAGLIATLVWVGSASLRLPTGWLLTKVPRHRVVVASGLVLAVSSGLAATATTVRHLMAGAFLMGIASGIYFVAANPLVSELYPSRVGRVMGIHGAASQIAAVIAAPFVALTLLVDWRLSLWAIAVGAAVITGYTWLAARDTEMPAAGEEDRDFLGSALSEWRIIVTGLAIVGAAVFVWQGVFNFYELYMQSKGLSDRTAGAMLTVVFASGVPAFFVGGDLADRLPHVPYLLGIVGAFSACLLALTLVEGLLAIGVITVILGFVVHALFPATDTYLLDTLPDSTRGSAYAAFSSAWMLTQALGSSALGAFIERGYSYDAVFASAALFLAATIAVLAVLEWRGRLPS from the coding sequence GTGCCTCGTTCCCGACTCTTCGCGTCCCTCTGTGGCCTCGTCTTTCTCGTCAATCTCGCCAGAATCGTCTTCGCACCGCTTCTGGACGTGTTCATCACCGAGTTCCCGATCGGGGAGGCCACTGCCGGATTGATCGCGACGCTCGTCTGGGTCGGGAGCGCATCCCTTCGACTGCCGACCGGCTGGCTCCTGACGAAGGTTCCGAGACACCGCGTCGTGGTCGCCTCCGGGCTCGTTCTCGCGGTTTCGTCCGGACTGGCCGCGACCGCGACGACGGTCCGGCACCTCATGGCCGGTGCCTTCCTCATGGGGATCGCCTCCGGGATATACTTCGTCGCGGCGAATCCGCTCGTGAGCGAACTGTACCCGTCCCGCGTCGGGCGTGTCATGGGAATTCACGGGGCGGCCAGCCAGATCGCGGCGGTGATCGCCGCGCCGTTCGTCGCGCTGACGCTGCTCGTCGACTGGCGACTCTCGCTGTGGGCGATCGCCGTCGGCGCGGCAGTGATAACGGGCTACACGTGGCTCGCTGCGAGGGACACCGAGATGCCGGCGGCGGGCGAAGAAGACCGCGACTTCCTCGGCAGTGCGCTTTCGGAGTGGCGCATCATCGTCACGGGACTGGCGATCGTCGGCGCGGCGGTGTTCGTCTGGCAGGGCGTGTTCAACTTCTACGAACTGTACATGCAGTCGAAAGGGCTCTCCGATCGAACGGCGGGCGCGATGCTCACGGTCGTCTTCGCGTCGGGCGTTCCCGCGTTTTTCGTCGGCGGCGATCTGGCCGACAGACTCCCCCACGTGCCGTACCTGCTCGGAATCGTCGGCGCGTTCTCCGCGTGTCTGCTCGCGCTGACGCTCGTCGAAGGCCTGCTCGCGATCGGCGTGATCACCGTGATCCTCGGGTTCGTCGTCCACGCCCTGTTCCCGGCCACGGACACCTACCTCCTCGATACGCTCCCCGATTCGACGCGTGGCAGCGCCTACGCCGCGTTCAGCTCCGCCTGGATGTTGACGCAGGCGCTCGGTTCCTCCGCCCTCGGAGCCTTCATCGAGCGGGGCTACTCCTACGACGCGGTGTTCGCCAGCGCCGCGCTTTTCCTCGCCGCCACGATCGCCGTCCTCGCCGTCCTCGAGTGGCGGGGACGGCTTCCGAGTTGA